ATTCCAAGTCCTTTCCAAATGGCTTCTCAACAACAATACGTGTCCATCCACCAAGATCAGCTGGAAGATTGTGAGAGTTAAATGCAGTTTAAAACCTTTTTTATCTAATGATGTAGGTCAGTGTAGTAGCAAACTCACATTTGTTAGTGCACCATGCCTTGATCATCTTGCATACAGGAGGGTATACAGAGGGAGGGAGTGCAAGATAAAACAATCTCCTGGAAGATCCTTCAGAGGTCTTTTTCGAGATTTCGTGCTCTGAGATTGCCTTGTCTAGCCTTTTGAACCCGTCCTCAGAATCATAAGGGCCACTCACATACTTAATCTATAACACATTGAGCCAACAATTATGTTTTcactaaccaaaaaaaaaaattcatttctctAAAATGTTATGGACTAACCAGCTGAAGAAACTTGGACAAAGCTTCTGCTTTCTCAGAAGCATTCTTCTCATCAACAAGATATCTACATAATAACATAACCTTTCATTGACTCAGAGGGATCAATACAAAGAAGACAACTCAGaagcaacaagaagaagaagaggtggaTGATCTAACCCACGGATCTTGTCTCTCAGCTCCTGATCAGAGATCTTACTCCTTGCGTATCCaaagatgtgaacttcatcTGGATTAAGAAACCCCTACGCTCACACGTAAACaaagaaacaataaaaaaaaacagttgggTGATGAAACAAGTAGACAAGTGTGAGATTTTAATCCTTAGTTTAGAACCTGGTGGTAGAGATTGAAAAGAGCAGGAAAAGTCTTCTTCTTGGCGAGATCACCAGAGGCACCAAGAACTACGATGGAGAGGCTACCAGTTTCAGAGACAGGACCGTACTCTTTTAGAAACGATTCGTTCCTCAAAGTGGACCTCTTCTCAACGTGCCACTGCCCAGAATCCATCTTTCTCTGAAGCAAGAACGTGTCACACTCTCACAAGAACCTGCAAAATTGAGCGGAGTTTTAGAACATGATCATCTTGAACCAAACACTTATGTAAGATAAACAATCAAAcccaaaaatagaaaataataaacgaTGATTATTAATTGCATCGATAGGGTTTCGTAGAGAGTCACACAGAATCAAACAGATCACAGAACAAAAGCTTTGGCTCAAACTCAACTTACAAAcggaggaaaaaaaaacaacagaaGAGATCAGAAAGACAAAGAAAACGACAAGAGATCTCGACCTGCGACGAAAGACGTTAGGTGCTGCCCGCGAGAAAAGTCGGAGACAAAATAGTTAACAAGTTTGGGAGAATTGTTTTGTCTAGTGGTGGAGACAGTTTTGAGCACGATTAAAAAATGtgctaattatttaattaagaaATGAATGGTTGTCGATATAATAATTACGTAAGAgaattatatcaaaattaattaaatggaGAGGGTAGATTTACGAGAATCGAGAGTGGTAGTGGACGTAGTTGTTGAGCGTGAGCATCCCCTGATCCATGATATATCTCGTGGAAAAGAAAAGTCAACATGATCGTGCTGAGATTTGTACATCATCTAAACATACATACGACGTAGCATAAAGTATTTGTTTTACTTTACTTTTTAGAGACAGCGTTTTAAAACGAGACAGAGCGTTTTAAAACTCGTACCGACACAATAAGATTGCTACTGTGTCACTTACTTACAAACTGGAACTGTCACATTTCAACGGCAACATGCTTCTTCTCCTCTGTGTCATCGATGTTCAATCACATTTTAAACCACTTAGCCTTTGtggccttcttcttctccgtggGTTTAGGCGCTTGGTCAACGGGTACAGTCGTGACTGGCTCTGGAGATGGCTCAACTGGTTCCGCTTCTTTGATTATGGCCTCTACATCTCTCAGAAACATGATCTCTTCATTAAGATAAGGACTTGAAACGGCAGCATCATCTGCAAAAAGATCATTAGTGATTTGTAAAGATAAGTTCAGAGGTTAAGTTCTCTTTCCAACAAACACTTCTCAAGTGGTAAATAAACTCTCAATTTTTTCGGATTCAAGATAATAGATCAGTATAGAATCTATCTTACACACCCGAACTTAACCAGTCTTCTAAGATTATTGTTCACTATGTATTCACCGGGCCAATTCTACGCTAAGTTTGCAAGCTTTTTCGAAAATTCCACAAGGACAGTTCTTGATTTCTCACACAAATCTCACTTACTCCAATATATATGGCAATGCATATAAGTTCCCCAGAGAAAGAAGAAGCCTTTAGTATCATGTGAAGGTATTAACGCTAAACTAACCTTTTAGTAGATCGTTTGCAAAGTAGAGAATAGCTCCAGGAATGAACCCAGCAGAGTAGAAGTCTTGTGAGAAATCCTTGATCGGCTTCTTGGGAGGAGTTGTGTCTACAAAAGTAAGTACTATCCCATAAGGTTTCTCCTATGTTCAGAATTGTAATCTGAAACCAGAGTAATGgaaacatacacaagaagaaaGGAACTTCAGGGTGGGCAAGTGCTCTTTTGAGAAGATCTAACAAAGATAGGATCTTTTTCAGAGGGATGAAATGTTGCCTCCAATGTGTGATGATCAGGAAAATGAACCAGGATTACAGCCTAGATAGGGCAATTTATCACGAAAGGGAGTGTTGCTGCTCAAACAGATCATTTGCTACCTAAACTCAGCCTTCTAGACAACATAGATACAAGTGCATGCCATGTTTATTAAGACTATGGAGATAAAACACCAAAGACTAAGATGATGTGAAGTTTTCTGGAGTTTTATTACTTAGAGAGAGATCAGCAAGATACACCACAAAGCTCCTCTACTTTCAGGTGCTAATATGTGGCAACAACAATACAAGAATCAATAGAAGAGCCAAAAGTTTTGTGAAAGATTATTAACTTCAAACTTTAAAAAGGGTGATGAGTTTCCCAACGAGTACCACAAAAAAAATGCATAAAAGAAGCTGTTCAACACTGAAGTTGCTTGATGTGTGCGATCTGTTTGCCAGGGTTCAAACCCTTTGGACAGGCACGTGCACAGTTCAAGATTGTATGGCAACGGTATAGCTTGAACTCGTCGTCAATAGCCTCAAGTCTTTCCTTTGTGTACTCGTCCCGACTGTCGCTTATCCACCTACAACAACGTGAACAAGTATCTCCGTTACAAACACATCGAAAAGTCAAAACTTTATCTACTAACTCGGTTAAAATCAACCCTCCAACACGCGACAAAGACATACATTCAAACCCCCAAGGCAACAACCACATAAGTTAAATCAATGCAGCTAAGTGCTAACAACAGATACACGAATCTTCAACCATTCATGCTAATTTTGAAAGCAGATTCTAAGATTGTAGTTACAAACACAtcgaaaaatcaaaactttatctGCTAACTAATTCTCTGTTAAAATCAACTTCCCAAACCAAAACACTGAACACGCGACAAAACATAGACAGATTCGAAACCACCAAGACAACAAAATAGACTTGAATGAATGAACCACATAAGTTGAAGCGATGCAGCTAAGAACAGAAACACGAATCTTCAACCATTCAAGCTAATTTTCAAAGCAAATTCTAAGATTATAGTTACAAACAcatctaaaaattcaaaacctTATCTGCTAACTCCGTTAAAAATCAACTTCCCAACACAACAAACACATAGATtagaaaaaacaacaacaaaatagaCTTGAATGAACCACATAAGTAGAATCAATGCAGCTAACAACAAAGATACATGAATCTTCAACCCACACATGCAAACTCTCTCAAAGCAGATTCTACCATTATTGTTACAAACACaatgaaaaatcaaaactttaactATTAACTCGGTTAAAAATCAACTTCCCACACCAATACCACAATAGAGACTTGGAATGAACCACATAAGTAGAATCAATGCAGCTAACAACAAAGATACATGAATCTTCAACCCCATTCATGCAAACTCTCAAAGCAGATTCTACCATTATTGTTACAAACACactgaaaaatcaaaactttaactATTAACTCGGTTAAAATCAACTCCCCACACCAATACAGACTTGGAATGAACCACATTCCAATTGTTTAACTCACCTGTTTGCGTGTAGCAAAGCGGCAGGGCCAAGGTAAGACTCAGGGTTCCACCAATAACTAGGACACGAGGTACTACAACAAGCACAGAGAATACACTCATACATCCCATCAAGCTTCGCCCTATCCTTCTTACTCTGCAGAATCTCCTTCCCAGGCTCAGACGCCGGACTCTTCCTCTTCAGCCACGGCTCAATACTCTTGTACTGGTTATAAAAATTCGTCATGTCCACCACCAGATCCTTGATCACGAACATATGCGGCAAGGGCGTGATCGTCGTCTCCTTAGCTCCGTCTTCGATCTTCGTCAGACACGCGAGCCCGTTGCACCCGTCGATGTTCATCGCGCACGAGCCGCAGATCCCTTCCCGGCAGGAGCGGCGGAAGGTGAGCGACGGATCCATCTCGTTTTTGATCTTGATCAGAGCGTCTAGAACCATCGGGCCACAGTCCTTGAGATCGATCTGGTAGTCTTGGAGCTGAGGCTTCCCGGGGCTATCGGGATTCCACCGGTAGATCTGGAACGTCTTCAGGTTCGATCCTCTCCCGCCGCCGCCGGAGGACGAAGGTTTTGATTCCGTTGCGGAGGATGTACATCGCGACGGGATTAACCTCGCCGTTGAGGTTAATTTCGCCGGTTTGGTTCTAACTAATCTCCCGATTAAACCGGACGCCATTTTGCTGCGAGAAGGAGCGATTGAAAATGgctgaaaattaatttaattatttatattttccgTACGCACACGAGATTACATAAGTGTGCATGTTTGTAGATGTGCGGCTTAGCTTCATCTACGTAGAAGAGCCGTGGATCTTTTGGAGAAGTCAGGCTTGGAGATTTGTGACCGTTCGTTATGGATACCGACTTTGGTCACTCGTGGCGAGCAGAGCACTGGATATTTTCAGGGCGCGTGGTAGTGTCGAGAAAAGTGTCGAATTATCTAACACGTGGATTTGTTGGGTTGGAAGTCTTTACGAGAAGAACCGCGTTCCGTTTAgaaagagaggaggaacactTTGTGCCGTTTTATTTAGAAAGTCATTTTCAGTTTAAGATTAGGAAATATGGGGGGTAAAATGCAATTAGTTTCAGAAGATTGTTAGACATACTAGATTAGCTCATTTTATCAATGAATAGTTGGGCCACAAAAAGGTGAAGCATACCCATGCAAAATCTTATCATGGGTCCTAAAAGCCCATTGAAAGTTTGGTTGGGCAAGACCACTTGCATATCAAAAACTAGAAATGgtatagaaaaaaaacactCGAAACAAGGACTTGACTTCACCGAAATCGTCAGCTCTTAGTTGTAGAAATCACACCATATAGACATTCATAAGTATATAACTTATCAAGTTGAACGGTGCAAACGAGAATGCGTCTGCGTCCTTATAAACATTGTTTATTCGAATAGGATTACTGTGTTAAAATAATACTTTGATTTCGGAGTTTGAAGAAATTTTTAATCAACGATCACATTTTCTCTTCTAAGATTCATCATCACAACTTCACAACACAGCAACACCTATATATGATGTCATAAAAGAAGTTGTTCTTTTCATGTATTGGCCAGGATACGGAAGAAAAAAACGAAACGTCGTCGCACTCAGTGTCAAAAATATTGACCTTAAGCAATTACTTTTGACTACCATCCTCAATTAACGGTTTTATGTTTTACTCGTACAAAttaagggcctgactggtttaaccgcagcggttgcggttgcggttacgggagtttgcggatgcgggtggttgcggtttctagcggttttaagagatttgtacgactggttctgcagttaaaaattggtgcgtttgcgggatacttatgactggttaactaccaagtgcaacagcggttaaataataaattaacaatatttacattttataaaattataaaaatatcaaaaataataatattataataaatataaaagttatatttagaaagttatagtttaattttttttaaaatatagaaaatatttttattttaaagttttataatattaattaaaatttaatagatatattttagcatttttataattctaatttaatttttttattgaatatttttatttttgtatttatattgttttggaaaaaaaaaaaaatttttatcctcccgcaaccgcaaacgctagctggaaccagcttttgaatttatgaggttcggAGCGATTTGAAGCGGTTTGGAACGGTTTGGAacggtttgagcgattgttgcaaaacgccaacaactgctaccaaccgcaaaagctgcgtttgcggatggtaacgggaaaaccagtcatgcCCTAAGAAGATAAATCATATCGTTTGAACACACAAAAATGATGCGAGGGGAACAAAAAAGGAGAAAGTTCGCAAAACGGCATCGTAAGCAAGGTCCAAAAGGTTGACTTTGTGCAAGAACTTTAGACCACTAAACCCAGTGAACGGCTTCAAAGCATTAACCGTTTATTTAATCTCACCTGAAATTACGATGAAGTAGGTCCCATAGATAATTTCAATAAAACACTttgttatatacttatatatctcatactaataatttaaaataaatcacgCCTCCACTCCCGGAACACTTCCTCTTTATATACTTTCCAACAATATCAAACTTCAACACAAACATATCAGAAACTTCtctcttttattaatattattctctcattttttgtttagaatAATGTTTTCGTATTCTAGTAATCCTTTTGTTTACACTTTTATATTTCTCCTATCAATCGGCAACAGGATTGCATTCTCTTCGAGTTCGTCACCGCAGGCTCAGGATCCGAAGCTAGTAGTTGACGAAGTCAATAGGTACGttagaaaaaaagaatatgatcaattcacattttaaatttttataacaatgttgctttgtaaatataaaatgtCATCGTCATACAATCGTTTGTGTATGAAATGTAGTATCTAATTCTATAATCGTCATACAATCGTTTGTGTATGAAATGTAGCATCTAATTCAATAATCGTCTATTCGTCTTTCATTATTTTCacttaaattatgattttttgtttacCCACTTATAATCATGGTTTCCATGGCTCACTTACATTTACAGATTTACAAACccaaacaacaaaaaatttgtaaaaatctTTAAAGCTAAGAAAACCCTTAACCGGAAAACTAAACTTATTTTTGGTTCACATTTGTATTTCCCATCAAAGGACTTTTTGTCAACATTCCGCAAACTATTCACTCTATATTTGCCTTTTTATTTTACTCCTTTTTATGGGGTTAAATTCCATTTtattattctaaaaaaaaatctattttatataatatatctagctatatatatatatgtctatttatttatttgtttataatggGCTTTCATAACTACTTTCCAGTTTTGCCGACATTTTTCTACAACGACCAAAACTAATGTGTTCACATTTAAATGAGTACTTTAAAAGTATTacgaatatttttctaaattctATCTGTCTGTAGAAGTGTATTCAATGCGTCACGGAGGAGCCTGGCCTACCTATCTTGTAGAACCGGAAATCCAATCGATGATTGTTGGCGTTGCGATCCAAACTGGGACACAAATCGCCAACGGCTAGCCGATTGTGCTATTGGGTTTGGCAAAAACGCCATCGGAGGCCGCGACGGCCGAATTTACGTGGTTACAGATCCTGGCAACGACGATCCAGTAAACCCTATACCTGGAACCCTTAGACATGCGGTGACACAAGAAGAACCATTGTGGATCATTTTCAAGAGAGATATGGTcattaaacttcaaaaagaaCTCATCATCACATCTTTCAAGACCATTGATGGTAGAGGCGCAAGCGTTCACATTACCGATGGCCCTTGCTTAAAAATTCACGAAAAAACTAATATCATCATCCATGGCATTAACATCCATGACTGCAAACCAGGACCTGGTGAGAAAAATTATCTACACTAGTTTCTTAATTAGTATatgctttatataataaaaccaaaattttctatataaaacatGCTAACATACTAATTTGTGTTTATAGGTGGCATGATTAGAGATGGCCCAGATCATACTGGAATGTGGATCCCATCAGATGGAGACGCGGTGGCGATATTCGGAGGGAAAAACGTGTGGATTGACCATTGTTCATTGTCTAACTGCGATGATGGTCTCATTGACGCCATACATGGTTCGACGGCTATAACCATATCGAACAACCACATGACACACCATGACAAGGTCATGCTTTTAGGGCATAGCGATAGTTATACAGAGGACAAGAACATGCAAGTCACCATTGCGTTTAACCATTTCGGAGAAGGGCTCGTTCAAAGGATGCCACGGTAAAAATATTATCCCTTatcggacacacacgcacataGTCACGTATAGATACATAGAAGCTTGTGTTCGAAGTGCGAAGCACGCGCATAAAGAGTTTGCATGTGAAAGCTTGACTTAGAAAGTATGTAAAAAGTCAATAAACGGAGAATGAGACTTTTTAAACCACCACCGATCGTTCACATCACTATACATAATATTTGTTTCATTAAATATGTCATATAAACTTGAATGTTACTAATATATAGGGTTTTTGTTACAATAAACAGGTGCAGGCATGGATATTTCCATGTGGTGAACAATGATTATACTCACTGGGAAATGTATGCCATCGGTGGAAGTGCTTCTCCGACGATATACAGCCAAGGCAATAGATTTCTCGCTCCTGATACTCGGTTTAATAAAGAGGTATgttgttgtgattttttttttataattttagctTGGGAAATTTAACATGTGACAGTTGACCCAAGCATTCAGCTTAATGGTTATTCTAGTTTTGTACATTTTGCATGCTAGAAGACAAAAACCCCTAAAATGTGACATGTTTTCACGTTATAATAGGTTACAAAACATGAAGATGCACCCGAAAGCCAATGGAGAGATTGGAATTGGAGATCTGAAGGGGATATGTTGTTGAACGGAGCATATTTCAGACAATCCGGTGCCGGAGCTCCATCGACTTATGCAAGAGCTTCTAGCCTAAGTGCGAGGCCATCATCGCTTGTGGGTTCCATCACTACGACGGCAGGAGCACTGAGTTGTCGACGAGGTGGTCACTGTTAATTATTCACTATCACGATGATAATGAAATCGTAagagagaaaaaatatattaaaggaCCATTGTTTATGCAATGGTTCGTATGTTCTAATGAATGGTAAGAGACATTTGCGGGATGATAGTTTTTCAACGTAATGTTAATGCGTCTGCTATGTCTCTGGACATTTGCgagatgattttaaaatttatattaaatgatgttaaagctataaaaatatttcaacctTTTGTTTGTCTGTTAACCACCAAGTTTCGGATCTAAACCTATGTATGATCTATTCGAATCAGGACCataattttctaattttgtttAACAATGGAAGTCCTACATATTTCCACAAATTCGGTTTAGTTTTCCCTGAAATTTGACCCTAACGCGATTTTGACCTATATCTATTGTATTTAAGACTTTGTAggctaaatttatttttaatatttttttttaggtttaaaaGTTTTCTGAGAGATAAAATTGTATTCTacctttggaaaaaaaaattatgaacccatttttttttttcctgtttttTGGGTGCAAATGTTAAATAAGTTTTGGTTTATTAATTATAGTATGGCTTCTTCATCTTCTATACATCGATACATAACATCTATAATTTGATCGTTATAACACCTTAATATATAATAGGATtggatctaaatttttttaataaactatatCAATCATACTGGACATGCATGCCTAATGCCTGTATTTTCAAAACTTTCATTTCGTACAATTAATACTATTGCTAAAAGAAGATAGTTGTCCGTAACAAGTAAGTATTCATAAAATACTATGAAATTTTCGAAAACAGAGACATACTAAATTTAAATTGTTActatcaaattttgaatttttatttcaaattcatAAGAACCaactaataatttaaaacaaccTCGCATTTCGACGACTACGGAAactgaaatattattttatatggaAGTAACTTATAATAAGGTTGGTATTCTTTGATGTGGATTGCAACTTGTAATGATAAGGCAGTGTTCTAAAGGATACATGTGTtctcatgttttcaaacaatttcTTTATACTTTGATTTGATTGATGTTTTACTCGAGCATAGACAAATGTTTAAGTTTTAAAGAGTTATAAATGACCAGTTTACCGGTTTACAACGTTTTGGAGTCTTTTATAAATGTAGGGTCTTTTAGTCTTTTAACGATTCTTCTTAGGTTTTAGGCTGATTAGAAACATAAGATATCGAATTGAGTGCAACTGAGCAATTAAAGATGTGTAGAATTGTGCAAATAAGTCAGAAATTTAGGACTGGATTGAAGACTTCGCATTATGTGCATGAGCTCAATTTCTTTCATAGGTTAGAGAACTGAGTTAGACTTTTAATGTTACTGGTTTGAGATCCATCAAATGGCTATGTTGAAGGTTATGCGCGTTACTCTAAAGACAATTATTCTGTGTAATGGTTAAATATGagaaaataattgttttgtttctttattttcggTTTAATTTTGCTTAAGTTTGACTTTAACATGATTTTGAATTATTTCTATTGTATTTAAGCCAATTTAggctaaatttatttttgaaatagattttttaggtttaaaagttttttttaggtaattttgtatTCTACCTTTGGAACAAGTTTTATGAAAacaagtttttgtttaatt
The nucleotide sequence above comes from Brassica napus cultivar Da-Ae chromosome A9, Da-Ae, whole genome shotgun sequence. Encoded proteins:
- the LOC125577973 gene encoding plant UBX domain-containing protein 1-like; translated protein: MACTYTTPPKKPIKDFSQDFYSAGFIPGAILYFANDLLKDDAAVSSPYLNEEIMFLRDVEAIIKEAEPVEPSPEPVTTVPVDQAPKPTEKKKATKAKWFKM
- the LOC106428844 gene encoding succinate dehydrogenase [ubiquinone] iron-sulfur subunit 1, mitochondrial; the encoded protein is MASGLIGRLVRTKPAKLTSTARLIPSRCTSSATESKPSSSGGGGRGSNLKTFQIYRWNPDSPGKPQLQDYQIDLKDCGPMVLDALIKIKNEMDPSLTFRRSCREGICGSCAMNIDGCNGLACLTKIEDGAKETTITPLPHMFVIKDLVVDMTNFYNQYKSIEPWLKRKSPASEPGKEILQSKKDRAKLDGMYECILCACCSTSCPSYWWNPESYLGPAALLHANRWISDSRDEYTKERLEAIDDEFKLYRCHTILNCARACPKGLNPGKQIAHIKQLQC
- the LOC106428855 gene encoding putative pectate lyase 11 translates to MFSYSSNPFVYTFIFLLSIGNRIAFSSSSSPQAQDPKLVVDEVNRSVFNASRRSLAYLSCRTGNPIDDCWRCDPNWDTNRQRLADCAIGFGKNAIGGRDGRIYVVTDPGNDDPVNPIPGTLRHAVTQEEPLWIIFKRDMVIKLQKELIITSFKTIDGRGASVHITDGPCLKIHEKTNIIIHGINIHDCKPGPGGMIRDGPDHTGMWIPSDGDAVAIFGGKNVWIDHCSLSNCDDGLIDAIHGSTAITISNNHMTHHDKVMLLGHSDSYTEDKNMQVTIAFNHFGEGLVQRMPRCRHGYFHVVNNDYTHWEMYAIGGSASPTIYSQGNRFLAPDTRFNKEVTKHEDAPESQWRDWNWRSEGDMLLNGAYFRQSGAGAPSTYARASSLSARPSSLVGSITTTAGALSCRRGGHC